Within Vannielia litorea, the genomic segment TCCGCGCCCGAGCGCTCCGCCCGCCGCTGACCGGCCCCGCGCTGCCTTCGGCCCCTTGCGCCCCGCCGCCCCATGCCCTCTCATCGGCCCGACAAGAGGGAGGAACCTGACATGCGACTCAAGGGCAAACGCGCCATCGTCACCGGCGGCGGTTCGGGCTTCGGCGCGGGCATCGCGCGCAAGTTCGCGGCCGAGGGCGCCCAAGTGCTGGTTGCCGACATCAACGCCCGGGCCGCCGCCGCCGTCGCCGAGGAGATCGGCGGCCGCTCGCTGGCGATGGACGTGGCCACCCTGGCCGGCTGGGAGGCCTGCGCAGGCGAGGCCGGGCAGACCGACATCCTCGTCAACAACGCCGGCGTCACCCATCTGCCCGCGCCGATGGAGGAGGTCTCGGAGGAAGATTTCGACCGCGTCACCGCGATCAACATGAAGTCTATCTACCTCTCCGCCCGCACCGTGATTGCGGCGATGAAGGCCCGTGGCACGGGCGCGGT encodes:
- a CDS encoding glucose 1-dehydrogenase, which translates into the protein MRLKGKRAIVTGGGSGFGAGIARKFAAEGAQVLVADINARAAAAVAEEIGGRSLAMDVATLAGWEACAGEAGQTDILVNNAGVTHLPAPMEEVSEEDFDRVTAINMKSIYLSARTVIAAMKARGTGAVLNIASTAGLSPRPRLNWYNASKGWVITATKAMAVELAPSGVRVNALCPVAGETPLLASFMGEDTPEMRAKFLATIPLGRFSTPEDLGAAAAFLCSDEASMITGTALEVDGGRCI